From Pyrenophora tritici-repentis strain M4 chromosome 1, whole genome shotgun sequence, the proteins below share one genomic window:
- a CDS encoding ARD multi-domain protein, with product MKAYWFDNLPGDQRQPHNSGRSVDPNYLQKLGVIYYHVPEVSGVDEIATSRNYKNRDEITVSPEKMGDIYEEKVKSFFHEHLHEDEEIRYILDGAGYFDVRSEVDDWVRIWLEKGDLIILPSGIYHRFTTDEQNYTRAMRLFKDEPKWTPLNRGEETDENQYRKEYLKLRQGLTT from the exons ATGAAGGCATACTGGTTCGACAACCTTCCA GGCGACCAACGCCAACCCCACAACTCTGGGCGCTCAGTTGACCCAAACTACCTGCAAAAGCTGGGCGTTATCTACTACCACGTACCCGAGGTCTCCGGTGTTGACGAGATCGCCACATCCCGCAATTACAAGAATCGTGATGAAATCACCGTCAGCCCGGAGAAGATGGGTGATATTTACGAGGAGAAAGTCAAGTCTTTCTTTCACGAGCACTTGCACGAAGACGAAGAAATTAGATACATTCTAGATGGCGCGGGTTATTTCGACGTCAGGAGCGAGGTGGACGACTGGGTGAGGATCTGGCTTGAGAAGGGTGACTTGATCATTCTGCCAAGTGGGATCTATCACCGATTTACTACTGATGAGCAGAAC TATACAAGGGCCATGCGCTTGTTCAAGGACGAGCCGAAGTGGACGCCGCTTAACAGGGGAGAGGAGACGGACGAGAACCAGTACCGGAAGGAGTATCTGAAGCTCAGACAAGGGCTTACAACTTGA